A window of Sinimarinibacterium sp. NLF-5-8 genomic DNA:
GCCCTGCCCCCAGCGATCGACCTGCACCGGCCCCACCAGCGCATGACGGCGACCACCCCAGAGGTTGTCAAACACGCGCGAGTACGGCATCCAGCCGCCGTAAGCACGGCCTTCGTGGGATTTGGAGCCAATCGTGATCGGCGTTTCGGTCAGGCAGGATTCGCCATCGGTAATCATCAAGCCGGGGTTGTGCGTGAGCTTGGCCAGGCCCTGCGCAATGCGCGGGATGATGCCAATGCCAGTGGCGAGCACTTCGCCATCGTCGCGCCAAACCTCGGCGCAGGCACAAATCAGCAGTTCAGCAAGGGTAAAATCAGTTGCAGTAGTCATGGTTACATCACCTGGCGCGGCAAGTTGACAATGGCGTCGGTGCCGCCAACCTTGGCTTGATAGGCGGCTTCATCGCCGCCGCTTAAAAACTCATCCACATACAGTTGCCAGCCGTTGTCTTGCGCCGCCAGCTCGCAGTAATGCTTGATGTGGGCGGCATCCCAGCCGTAATTGATGCCGTGATCTTTGCCGTAAATATCGGCGTTGGAGGTCGGGTGCGCGCCGCCGGGGATGCAGGCCACGCCGTTGATGCGGTTGCGTTCCACCAGATTGAAATGCGCGTCAACCTCGTCGGAGGCGATTTGATCCACCAGTTCTTCGCAGGTCACATAGGCTTTATCCGCCGCGCGCACCATCAGCTCGTCAAAAAACGGATCGGGCGCATACAAGCGCACGTTGCCCAAACGGTCGGACTTGTGCACATGAATCAGCGCCACATCGAGCTTGATCGGCGGCACCGCCAGCAGCGTTTCGCCATCGGCATACGGCGAGGTGATGGTTTTAAGCTCCGGCCATGCTTTAGCGGTTTGGTCGGTGGCCAAGCCCACCGGCGTGGGCAAAAACGGCAGGCGCATGGCAGCTGCGCGCAGCCCCCATTGCATCAAGCCTTCGTCCACTTCAATGCCGTTGATGGTGCCGGCTTCGCGCGCTTTGCGAAAAAACGGCTCCAGCGGAATAAAGTCCAGCGTCACAAACGCATAAATCAGTTTGGAGGCTTTGCCCGCTGCACTGAGCATGCCCATGTCCATGCCGCCGTAACCGACGATGGTTAAATCCTTCAAATCGGAGCGCAAAATCTCGCGCACCAGCGCCATCGGCTTGCGCCGCGGCCCCCAGC
This region includes:
- a CDS encoding CoA transferase subunit A, whose translation is MNKELSAKQIVAQLRDGMTIGIGGWGPRRKPMALVREILRSDLKDLTIVGYGGMDMGMLSAAGKASKLIYAFVTLDFIPLEPFFRKAREAGTINGIEVDEGLMQWGLRAAAMRLPFLPTPVGLATDQTAKAWPELKTITSPYADGETLLAVPPIKLDVALIHVHKSDRLGNVRLYAPDPFFDELMVRAADKAYVTCEELVDQIASDEVDAHFNLVERNRINGVACIPGGAHPTSNADIYGKDHGINYGWDAAHIKHYCELAAQDNGWQLYVDEFLSGGDEAAYQAKVGGTDAIVNLPRQVM